In Drosophila subpulchrella strain 33 F10 #4 breed RU33 chromosome 3R, RU_Dsub_v1.1 Primary Assembly, whole genome shotgun sequence, the following are encoded in one genomic region:
- the LOC119561899 gene encoding A disintegrin and metalloproteinase with thrombospondin motifs 9 isoform X1: MSMPEAGSPETETAGQEAECHCLLAGQVDQPKSPASYASTTLRSTTSGHSIRTNSTTICESPGAGSSTSSEEEDDLECYLRGTAIDLGDVGLRYSFKGSPPELYSPRKDFISKGPLLDKQLVLKKKCEWWFYRYECSQKMSTHWRQHACLYACAFVFLLATSAIFYYGMLTAHKNLEELPKSNHSLPLANVISIPPAPPTKLENDTLPDPSPPDGNQDLEEEDHSAFVTPTKVYNYSLSEGDLIYESKRNSDINSFLKESASAFTMTGTYRNMSNEIWDPHPQYNLDVFGRQLHLVLRQDASFIHNHSMPRFRVLKEDEEDNPGSEEETDQRHLGCLYSGYVEDDPLSVVSVSLCGGMTGYIKTSFGALLIEPVNRTSSDEVLHRVYRKSHRNARHAVSQFELGLDAMISQMEKAQKLQQEQSTKSPKLTRRKRHYADVDNQVYTLEVLIAVDSSMERFHGQDLQPYIFILMSIVSSIFADASIGNSIRISLVKLIRLPNINANANSSNDTLKHFCQFINTYGYRRDTAMLITREPICGSVPGKICHMLGLAELGTVCSASSCSIVQDTGLPTAFTMAHELGHILNMNHDDDDKCMPYVARHNNNKVLHIMSSVMGVHMHPWSWSKCSRHFVSEFLEKTDKSCLETFVGEDIDYGNKKLPGEIYSLDQQCQLSFGNDFSHCPQTEECRRLWCNRTPKGDQCRSSNLPWADGTPCGSGGHWCQRGKCVSNKHGYELPKNGGWGPWTKFTPCSLTCGGGVQESRRECNLPVPENGGKYCTGSRKKYRSCNTHQCPLGSMDPREQQCYAMNGRNLNIPGVNPDTKWVPKYEKDACKLFCRMDMRVTYFMLKSMVTDGTSCAVDSFDKCVNGICRPAGCDNELNSIAKLDKCGVCEGRNDTCHEVTGNLLVSNLLGLNDGNEANKTLYYVTRIPKGASNIIITQENYPDQNYIVLSDDKDNKLLNGHAGIKTYSYKFVYAGVTMQYTGSNSLVEQVNTTYSWKLSRDLIVQIISLDVSPAKRPDTVLMSYSYTIDKTPDLDAEVEIYRWELQAPSNCDSLCEGRSHRQPACISITQGLKVAPQFCDKSSMPKVEERACNTDCRLNLTVTSISECSAACGELGTREKTFHCVQTFTDMQRSNIVDMSYCKLKFDVAYHEECREGCWVLSVWSSCSKSCGTGSQKREAHCYLQGSRVSDDLCNPKTKPQVTNLIRVCNSESCPTYTESRNQVAVSNWVIGEWGECNDWCEKTRSVSCSNPYGIGCGSSRPKNVRKCCHIKYTSDWTECSVQCGEGVKRKKQSCTRVYKPEVPGTRKRRVYIDESFCISRKVHRRKLKTTTKSCRINCKWNASDWRRCSADCSEEYQTRDVRCETWQGDGVEDRHCDAKKRPSKRRICHHCVRRQSKIVSPCNCDGVEKRREMCFNSHKGRINCPTRTRVERHRCNPPPHCRRRSATSSISSRPRSSSNDIFNDNSRSINALSDQRQLGRARSCAELRDIYGYNQDGNYQLEVRSRMVHVYCHGMGSSRPIEYLNVDPQENYSIFYEYRTKQTTSCPPESRAHEYYNDQNSGRTHFSKLRLNITDLRIVDNDFQFAETRGLPQKLGSAGDCYNRIGQCPQGDFSINMKNTDFTIRPGTLWKTHGQYSVMKRISEFDTTSVMRRGFCGGYCGGCYIAPNSGLYLDVL, encoded by the exons CTCGTGCTGAAGAAGAAGTGTGAATGGTGGTTCTACAGGTACGAGTGCAGCCAAAAGATGTCCACCCACTGGAGGCAGCACGCCTGTCTTTATGCCTGCGCCTTCGTCTTCCTGCTGGCCACATCGGCCATTTTCTATTATGGAATGCTAACGGCCCATAAAAACCTAGAGGAGCTGCCCAAGAGCAACCACTCACTGCCCCTCGCCAATGTGATAAGCATACCTCCAGCTCCACCCACAAAACTCGAAAATGATACTTTGCCGGACCCAAGCCCTCCGGATGGCAACCAGGatctggaggaggaggatcaCAGCGCCTTCGTAACGCCCACCAAAGTCTACAACTACAGTCTCAGCGAAGGCGACCTGATCTACGAGTCGAAACGAAATAGCGATATCAACAGTTTTCTTAAAG AATCTGCCTCGGCCTTCACCATGACGGGAACCTATCGCAACATGAGCAATGAGATCTGGGACCCGCATCCGCAGTACAACCTCGATGTGTTTGGGCGCCAGTTGCATTTGGTGCTGCGGCAGGACGCCTCCTTCATCCACAACCATTCGATGCCCCGCTTTCGGGTGCTGAAGGAGGATGAGGAGGATAACCCTGGATCGGAGGAGGAAACGGACCAGCGGCACCTGGGCTGCCTATATTCCGGCTACGTCGAGGACGATCCCCTCTCGGTGGTCTCCGTCTCGCTCTGCGGCGGCATG ACTGGTTATATTAAAACCAGTTTCGGCGCGCTTCTCATTGAGCCGGTGAACCGGACCAGCAGCGATGAGGTTTTGCACCGGGTCTATAGGAAATCACACCGAAACGCCAGACATGCTGTCTCCCAGTTCGAGTTGGGTCTGGACGCTATGATAAGCCAGATGGAGAAGGCTCAGAAGCTGCAGCAGGAGCAGAGTACCAAATCCCCTAAGCTGACGCGACGTAAGCGACACTATGCCGATGTGGACAACCAGGTGTACACCCTGGAGGTTCTGATAGCCGTGGACTCCAGCATGGAGCGATTCCATGGCCAGGACTTGCAGCCCTACATCTTCATCCTGATGTCAATCGTCTCCAGCATTTTCGCAGATGCCAGCATCGGGAACTCGATTCGCATATCCCTAGTGAAGCTGATCAGGCTGCCCAATATCAACGCCAACGCCAATTCCAGCAACGATACGCTGAAGCACTTTTGCCAGTTCATCAATACTTATGGCTACCGAAGGGATACAGCCATGCTGATTACACG TGAACCCATCTGTGGCAGCGTGCCGGGCAAGATTTGCCACATGCTGGGCCTGGCCGAACTGGGCACCGTTTGCAGTGCCAGTTCCTGCTCCATTGTCCAGGACACCGGACTGCCCACCGCCTTCACCATGGCCCACGAGCTGGGACATAT CTTGAACATGAACCACGACGATGACGACAAGTGTATGCCCTATGTGGCGaggcacaacaacaacaaggtGCTCCACATCATGTCCAGCGTGATGGGCGTCCACATGCATCCGTGGTCGTGGTCGAAGTGCTCCCGCCACTTTGTCTCCGAGTTTCTCGA GAAAACCGACAAGTCCTGTTTGGAGACCTTTGTGGGCGAGGACATTGACTATGGCAACAAAAAGCTGCCAGGTGAGATCTACTCGCTGGACCAGCAGTGCCAGCTGAGCTTCGGCAACGACTTCTCCCACTGCCCCCAGACCGAGGAGTGCCGTCGGCTGTGGTGCAACCGGACGCCAAAGGGCGATCAGTGCCGCTCCAGCAATTTGCCCTGGGCCGATGGAACGCCCTGCGGCAGTGGTGGTCATTGGTGTCAGAGGGGCAAGTGCGTGTCCAACAAACATGGTTACGAACTTCCGAAGAATGGCGGTTGGGGTCCCTGGACAAAGTTCACCCCCTGTAGTCTCACCTGTGGTGGTGGAGTTCAGGAGTCGCGAAGGGAGTGCAACTTGCCGGTCCCGGAGAATGGTGGCAAGTACTGCACCGGAAGCCGGAAGAAGTACCGCTCCTGCAACACCCACCAGTGTCCGCTGGGAAGCATGGATCCCCGCGAGCAGCAGTGTTATGCGATGAACGGACGGAACCTCAACATTCCGGGCGTCAACCCAGACACCAAATGGGTGCCCAAATACGAAA AGGATGCCTGCAAGCTCTTCTGCCGCATGGACATGAGGGTCACCTACTTCATGCTGAAGAGTATGGTCACCGATGGCACCTCCTGCGCCGTGGACAGTTTCGACAAGTGCGTCAATGGAATTTGCCGGCCAGCGGGTTGCGACAACGAACTCAACTCCATTGCCAAGTTGG acAAGTGCGGCGTGTGCGAGGGTCGCAATGACACATGCCACGAGGTAACCGGAAACCTGCTCGTCTCCAATCTCCTGGGTCTAAATGATGGGAATGAAGCCAACAAGACACTCTACTATGTGACAAGAATACCAAAAG GTGCCTCCAACATTATAATCACTCAGGAAAACTATCCTGACCAAAACTACATAGTGCTGAGCGATGACAAGGACAACAAGCTTCTTAACGGTCATGCTGGCATCAAGACATATTCATACAAGTTTGTCTATGCTGGTGTTACGATGCAGTACACTGGCTCCAATAGTTTGGTGGAGCAGGTGAACACGACCTACTCATGGAAATTATCACGTGATCTTATAGTTCAG ATCATTTCCCTTGACGTGAGTCCGGCCAAACGTCCCGATACCGTACTGATGTCGTATTCCTACACCATCGACAAGACCCCGGACCTCGATGCGGAGGTGGAGATCTATCGCTGGGAATTGCAGGCTCCCAGCAACTGCGACTCGCTCTGCGAGGGCAGGAGCCATCGGCAGCCGGCCTGCATTAGTATTACCCAGGGCTTGAAGGTTGCCCCACAGTTCTGCGACAAGTCCTCCATGCCCAAAGTCGAAGAACGAGCCTGTAACACGGACTGCCGCCTTAA TCTCACGGTGACGAGCATTTCAGAGTGCTCCGCCGCCTGTGGAGAATTGGGAACCCGGGAGAAGACCTTCCACTGCGTTCAGACATTCACAGATATGCAGCGTTCGAATATTGTGGACATGTCCTATTGCAAACTGAAGTTCGATGTGGCCTACCACGAGGAGTGTCGTGAGGGTTGCTGGGTTCTATCAGTTTGGTCATCG TGCTCGAAGTCTTGTGGAACGGGTTCTCAGAAACGTGAAGCTCACTGCTATCTGCAAGGTTCCCGCGTTAGCGACGATCTTTGTAATCCCAAAACCAAGCCCCAGGTTACTAATCTCATCAGGGTCTGCAACTCTGAGTCTTGCCCCACATATACCGAATCACGT AATCAGGTGGCCGTTAGTAACTGGGTAATTGGAGAGTGGGGCGAGTGCAATGACTGGTGTGAGAAGACTCGCTCTGTGAGTTGTTCAAATCCCTATGGAATCGGCTGCGGAAGCAGTAGGCCCAAGAACGTCCGCAAATGTTGCCACATCAAATACACCAGCGATTGGACAGAG TGCTCGGTGCAATGTGGCGAGGGTGTCAAGAGGAAGAAGCAGAGTTGCACGCGGGTGTACAAACCAGAGGTTCCGGGTACTCGAAAGCGAAGAGTTTACATCGACGAATCCTTTTGCATAAGCCGAAAGGTGCACCGTCGCAAACTGAAAACCACCACCAAGTCCTGCCGGATCAATTGCAAGTGGAATGCCTCGGACTGGCGAAGATGTTCTGCGGACTGCTCGGAGGAGTACCAAACCAGGGATGTGCGCTGTGAAACTTGGCAGGGTGATGGAGTGGAGGACAGGCACTGCGATGCAAAGAAGCGTCCTTCCAAGCGACGCATCTGCCACCACTGCGTGCGACGGCAGTCGAAGATTGTCTCACCG TGCAACTGCGATGGTGTCGAGAAGAGAAGAGAAATGTGCTTCAACTCGCACAAGGGTCGCATTAACTGTCCCACCCGCACCAGGGTGGAGAGGCACAGGTGCAATCCGCCACCCCATTGCCGCAGGAGGAGTGCCACCAGCAGCATTAGCAGCAGACCCAGGAGCAGTAGTAACGATATCTTTAACGATAACAGCAGGAGCATAAATGCCCTCAGCGACCAAAGGCAACTGGGGAGAGCAAGGAGCTGTGCCGAGCTGAGGGATATTTATGGTTATAACCAGGATGGGAACTACCAACTGGAAGTGAGGTCGCGTATGGTGCACGTCTACTGCCACGGGATGGGCAGCAGTAGACCCATTGAGTACTTAAACGTGGATCCACAGGAGAACTACTCGATTTTTTACGAGTATCGCACGAAGCAGACCACCAGTTGTCCACCGGAGTCTCGGGCCCACGAGTACTACAACGACCAGAACTCCGGACGGACGCACTTCAGCAAGCTGCGACTGAACATCACCGATCTGCGGATCGTGGACAACGACTTTCAGTTCGCCGAAACGAGGGGCTTACCCCAGAAGCTGGGATCAGCTGGGGATTGCTACAACCGCATTGGCCAGTGCCCGCAGGGAGACTTCTCCATCAACATGAAGAACACGGACTTTACTATACGCCCAGGAACCCTGTGGAAGACCCATGGTCAATACTCCGTCATGAAGCGTATCAGTGAG TTTGATACCACATCGGTGATGCGGCGGGGATTCTGCGGCGGATACTGCGGCGGTTGCTATATTGCTCCCAATTCTGGCCTTTACCTGGACGTGTTATGA
- the LOC119561899 gene encoding A disintegrin and metalloproteinase with thrombospondin motifs 9 isoform X2, with protein sequence MSTHWRQHACLYACAFVFLLATSAIFYYGMLTAHKNLEELPKSNHSLPLANVISIPPAPPTKLENDTLPDPSPPDGNQDLEEEDHSAFVTPTKVYNYSLSEGDLIYESKRNSDINSFLKESASAFTMTGTYRNMSNEIWDPHPQYNLDVFGRQLHLVLRQDASFIHNHSMPRFRVLKEDEEDNPGSEEETDQRHLGCLYSGYVEDDPLSVVSVSLCGGMTGYIKTSFGALLIEPVNRTSSDEVLHRVYRKSHRNARHAVSQFELGLDAMISQMEKAQKLQQEQSTKSPKLTRRKRHYADVDNQVYTLEVLIAVDSSMERFHGQDLQPYIFILMSIVSSIFADASIGNSIRISLVKLIRLPNINANANSSNDTLKHFCQFINTYGYRRDTAMLITREPICGSVPGKICHMLGLAELGTVCSASSCSIVQDTGLPTAFTMAHELGHILNMNHDDDDKCMPYVARHNNNKVLHIMSSVMGVHMHPWSWSKCSRHFVSEFLEKTDKSCLETFVGEDIDYGNKKLPGEIYSLDQQCQLSFGNDFSHCPQTEECRRLWCNRTPKGDQCRSSNLPWADGTPCGSGGHWCQRGKCVSNKHGYELPKNGGWGPWTKFTPCSLTCGGGVQESRRECNLPVPENGGKYCTGSRKKYRSCNTHQCPLGSMDPREQQCYAMNGRNLNIPGVNPDTKWVPKYEKDACKLFCRMDMRVTYFMLKSMVTDGTSCAVDSFDKCVNGICRPAGCDNELNSIAKLDKCGVCEGRNDTCHEVTGNLLVSNLLGLNDGNEANKTLYYVTRIPKGASNIIITQENYPDQNYIVLSDDKDNKLLNGHAGIKTYSYKFVYAGVTMQYTGSNSLVEQVNTTYSWKLSRDLIVQIISLDVSPAKRPDTVLMSYSYTIDKTPDLDAEVEIYRWELQAPSNCDSLCEGRSHRQPACISITQGLKVAPQFCDKSSMPKVEERACNTDCRLNLTVTSISECSAACGELGTREKTFHCVQTFTDMQRSNIVDMSYCKLKFDVAYHEECREGCWVLSVWSSCSKSCGTGSQKREAHCYLQGSRVSDDLCNPKTKPQVTNLIRVCNSESCPTYTESRNQVAVSNWVIGEWGECNDWCEKTRSVSCSNPYGIGCGSSRPKNVRKCCHIKYTSDWTECSVQCGEGVKRKKQSCTRVYKPEVPGTRKRRVYIDESFCISRKVHRRKLKTTTKSCRINCKWNASDWRRCSADCSEEYQTRDVRCETWQGDGVEDRHCDAKKRPSKRRICHHCVRRQSKIVSPCNCDGVEKRREMCFNSHKGRINCPTRTRVERHRCNPPPHCRRRSATSSISSRPRSSSNDIFNDNSRSINALSDQRQLGRARSCAELRDIYGYNQDGNYQLEVRSRMVHVYCHGMGSSRPIEYLNVDPQENYSIFYEYRTKQTTSCPPESRAHEYYNDQNSGRTHFSKLRLNITDLRIVDNDFQFAETRGLPQKLGSAGDCYNRIGQCPQGDFSINMKNTDFTIRPGTLWKTHGQYSVMKRISEFDTTSVMRRGFCGGYCGGCYIAPNSGLYLDVL encoded by the exons ATGTCCACCCACTGGAGGCAGCACGCCTGTCTTTATGCCTGCGCCTTCGTCTTCCTGCTGGCCACATCGGCCATTTTCTATTATGGAATGCTAACGGCCCATAAAAACCTAGAGGAGCTGCCCAAGAGCAACCACTCACTGCCCCTCGCCAATGTGATAAGCATACCTCCAGCTCCACCCACAAAACTCGAAAATGATACTTTGCCGGACCCAAGCCCTCCGGATGGCAACCAGGatctggaggaggaggatcaCAGCGCCTTCGTAACGCCCACCAAAGTCTACAACTACAGTCTCAGCGAAGGCGACCTGATCTACGAGTCGAAACGAAATAGCGATATCAACAGTTTTCTTAAAG AATCTGCCTCGGCCTTCACCATGACGGGAACCTATCGCAACATGAGCAATGAGATCTGGGACCCGCATCCGCAGTACAACCTCGATGTGTTTGGGCGCCAGTTGCATTTGGTGCTGCGGCAGGACGCCTCCTTCATCCACAACCATTCGATGCCCCGCTTTCGGGTGCTGAAGGAGGATGAGGAGGATAACCCTGGATCGGAGGAGGAAACGGACCAGCGGCACCTGGGCTGCCTATATTCCGGCTACGTCGAGGACGATCCCCTCTCGGTGGTCTCCGTCTCGCTCTGCGGCGGCATG ACTGGTTATATTAAAACCAGTTTCGGCGCGCTTCTCATTGAGCCGGTGAACCGGACCAGCAGCGATGAGGTTTTGCACCGGGTCTATAGGAAATCACACCGAAACGCCAGACATGCTGTCTCCCAGTTCGAGTTGGGTCTGGACGCTATGATAAGCCAGATGGAGAAGGCTCAGAAGCTGCAGCAGGAGCAGAGTACCAAATCCCCTAAGCTGACGCGACGTAAGCGACACTATGCCGATGTGGACAACCAGGTGTACACCCTGGAGGTTCTGATAGCCGTGGACTCCAGCATGGAGCGATTCCATGGCCAGGACTTGCAGCCCTACATCTTCATCCTGATGTCAATCGTCTCCAGCATTTTCGCAGATGCCAGCATCGGGAACTCGATTCGCATATCCCTAGTGAAGCTGATCAGGCTGCCCAATATCAACGCCAACGCCAATTCCAGCAACGATACGCTGAAGCACTTTTGCCAGTTCATCAATACTTATGGCTACCGAAGGGATACAGCCATGCTGATTACACG TGAACCCATCTGTGGCAGCGTGCCGGGCAAGATTTGCCACATGCTGGGCCTGGCCGAACTGGGCACCGTTTGCAGTGCCAGTTCCTGCTCCATTGTCCAGGACACCGGACTGCCCACCGCCTTCACCATGGCCCACGAGCTGGGACATAT CTTGAACATGAACCACGACGATGACGACAAGTGTATGCCCTATGTGGCGaggcacaacaacaacaaggtGCTCCACATCATGTCCAGCGTGATGGGCGTCCACATGCATCCGTGGTCGTGGTCGAAGTGCTCCCGCCACTTTGTCTCCGAGTTTCTCGA GAAAACCGACAAGTCCTGTTTGGAGACCTTTGTGGGCGAGGACATTGACTATGGCAACAAAAAGCTGCCAGGTGAGATCTACTCGCTGGACCAGCAGTGCCAGCTGAGCTTCGGCAACGACTTCTCCCACTGCCCCCAGACCGAGGAGTGCCGTCGGCTGTGGTGCAACCGGACGCCAAAGGGCGATCAGTGCCGCTCCAGCAATTTGCCCTGGGCCGATGGAACGCCCTGCGGCAGTGGTGGTCATTGGTGTCAGAGGGGCAAGTGCGTGTCCAACAAACATGGTTACGAACTTCCGAAGAATGGCGGTTGGGGTCCCTGGACAAAGTTCACCCCCTGTAGTCTCACCTGTGGTGGTGGAGTTCAGGAGTCGCGAAGGGAGTGCAACTTGCCGGTCCCGGAGAATGGTGGCAAGTACTGCACCGGAAGCCGGAAGAAGTACCGCTCCTGCAACACCCACCAGTGTCCGCTGGGAAGCATGGATCCCCGCGAGCAGCAGTGTTATGCGATGAACGGACGGAACCTCAACATTCCGGGCGTCAACCCAGACACCAAATGGGTGCCCAAATACGAAA AGGATGCCTGCAAGCTCTTCTGCCGCATGGACATGAGGGTCACCTACTTCATGCTGAAGAGTATGGTCACCGATGGCACCTCCTGCGCCGTGGACAGTTTCGACAAGTGCGTCAATGGAATTTGCCGGCCAGCGGGTTGCGACAACGAACTCAACTCCATTGCCAAGTTGG acAAGTGCGGCGTGTGCGAGGGTCGCAATGACACATGCCACGAGGTAACCGGAAACCTGCTCGTCTCCAATCTCCTGGGTCTAAATGATGGGAATGAAGCCAACAAGACACTCTACTATGTGACAAGAATACCAAAAG GTGCCTCCAACATTATAATCACTCAGGAAAACTATCCTGACCAAAACTACATAGTGCTGAGCGATGACAAGGACAACAAGCTTCTTAACGGTCATGCTGGCATCAAGACATATTCATACAAGTTTGTCTATGCTGGTGTTACGATGCAGTACACTGGCTCCAATAGTTTGGTGGAGCAGGTGAACACGACCTACTCATGGAAATTATCACGTGATCTTATAGTTCAG ATCATTTCCCTTGACGTGAGTCCGGCCAAACGTCCCGATACCGTACTGATGTCGTATTCCTACACCATCGACAAGACCCCGGACCTCGATGCGGAGGTGGAGATCTATCGCTGGGAATTGCAGGCTCCCAGCAACTGCGACTCGCTCTGCGAGGGCAGGAGCCATCGGCAGCCGGCCTGCATTAGTATTACCCAGGGCTTGAAGGTTGCCCCACAGTTCTGCGACAAGTCCTCCATGCCCAAAGTCGAAGAACGAGCCTGTAACACGGACTGCCGCCTTAA TCTCACGGTGACGAGCATTTCAGAGTGCTCCGCCGCCTGTGGAGAATTGGGAACCCGGGAGAAGACCTTCCACTGCGTTCAGACATTCACAGATATGCAGCGTTCGAATATTGTGGACATGTCCTATTGCAAACTGAAGTTCGATGTGGCCTACCACGAGGAGTGTCGTGAGGGTTGCTGGGTTCTATCAGTTTGGTCATCG TGCTCGAAGTCTTGTGGAACGGGTTCTCAGAAACGTGAAGCTCACTGCTATCTGCAAGGTTCCCGCGTTAGCGACGATCTTTGTAATCCCAAAACCAAGCCCCAGGTTACTAATCTCATCAGGGTCTGCAACTCTGAGTCTTGCCCCACATATACCGAATCACGT AATCAGGTGGCCGTTAGTAACTGGGTAATTGGAGAGTGGGGCGAGTGCAATGACTGGTGTGAGAAGACTCGCTCTGTGAGTTGTTCAAATCCCTATGGAATCGGCTGCGGAAGCAGTAGGCCCAAGAACGTCCGCAAATGTTGCCACATCAAATACACCAGCGATTGGACAGAG TGCTCGGTGCAATGTGGCGAGGGTGTCAAGAGGAAGAAGCAGAGTTGCACGCGGGTGTACAAACCAGAGGTTCCGGGTACTCGAAAGCGAAGAGTTTACATCGACGAATCCTTTTGCATAAGCCGAAAGGTGCACCGTCGCAAACTGAAAACCACCACCAAGTCCTGCCGGATCAATTGCAAGTGGAATGCCTCGGACTGGCGAAGATGTTCTGCGGACTGCTCGGAGGAGTACCAAACCAGGGATGTGCGCTGTGAAACTTGGCAGGGTGATGGAGTGGAGGACAGGCACTGCGATGCAAAGAAGCGTCCTTCCAAGCGACGCATCTGCCACCACTGCGTGCGACGGCAGTCGAAGATTGTCTCACCG TGCAACTGCGATGGTGTCGAGAAGAGAAGAGAAATGTGCTTCAACTCGCACAAGGGTCGCATTAACTGTCCCACCCGCACCAGGGTGGAGAGGCACAGGTGCAATCCGCCACCCCATTGCCGCAGGAGGAGTGCCACCAGCAGCATTAGCAGCAGACCCAGGAGCAGTAGTAACGATATCTTTAACGATAACAGCAGGAGCATAAATGCCCTCAGCGACCAAAGGCAACTGGGGAGAGCAAGGAGCTGTGCCGAGCTGAGGGATATTTATGGTTATAACCAGGATGGGAACTACCAACTGGAAGTGAGGTCGCGTATGGTGCACGTCTACTGCCACGGGATGGGCAGCAGTAGACCCATTGAGTACTTAAACGTGGATCCACAGGAGAACTACTCGATTTTTTACGAGTATCGCACGAAGCAGACCACCAGTTGTCCACCGGAGTCTCGGGCCCACGAGTACTACAACGACCAGAACTCCGGACGGACGCACTTCAGCAAGCTGCGACTGAACATCACCGATCTGCGGATCGTGGACAACGACTTTCAGTTCGCCGAAACGAGGGGCTTACCCCAGAAGCTGGGATCAGCTGGGGATTGCTACAACCGCATTGGCCAGTGCCCGCAGGGAGACTTCTCCATCAACATGAAGAACACGGACTTTACTATACGCCCAGGAACCCTGTGGAAGACCCATGGTCAATACTCCGTCATGAAGCGTATCAGTGAG TTTGATACCACATCGGTGATGCGGCGGGGATTCTGCGGCGGATACTGCGGCGGTTGCTATATTGCTCCCAATTCTGGCCTTTACCTGGACGTGTTATGA